The genomic stretch TCTCTAGTTGGTTCACCTAATCATCACCTAGAAACCACCTCCCAAAAATGTAAAGTGTTGATCTATATGACCAAACACTGAGATGGCTTCACGGAATGAGAACTTTCACTCTACAATAAAAGCTATGCTAACAATAGGAAATCCGACGATTTAAGATTGGGCCACTCAGAATAAAAAACAGCTCCCTCTCCGAGGGCATGGGAGTCCCCGACGACTCTTCTCACTCCATAAAAGGTGACATGGTCTTAGTAATTACATTATTGAGGCACTCCATGGGCATAGTTGGGGGCAATTGTGGGAACCCAGTTTGCATCTTCCTGGAGCAGTGAGTATTCGAACCCACTCTAGGGCTCCGACCTAGAGTGAACTCAGTAACTAATCAATCTACTAGCTAAGGGTGCATCACCTTTGGTGGTTCCTAATACAATCTCGCATGCCTATTTAGGACACAGTGGGTATCAAAGGCACTTTGTGCCAGGTTCAATCACACTCCCCTTTTTTGCGCTAATTGCCCCGTCGCATCCAGACTCTTTAACCTCTGCCACACGGAAGCTCGAGCAAAGCAAATCACATGGGCGACATCACAGGTGATGCACATTGAGGCAGATGGCGCTACCCTTAGGCGGTTGTGTCAGACCGCAGAGACCCTTGAGGTGACAAAGTCAAGTGGCTGAGAGGTAAGCTCCCCCTTTCGCACGGTCCCTCCATGATACCACCGGTCCCCAAGATGGCTCCTTCATCATATATCAATAGCCATCCTGGCTCCTTCAACATAATCACctctcagtactacggtctagtagtattcctcttcacttaaaTGTAAGAGGTATTAAGTTCGAAAATGATAACACTATATGCCTAATTTTCTTTCAATCAAAATAATCATTATAGTAAAACCGCAGTGTTTCCATACTACAAATATTATGTATATTTGACCCAATCAATATTAGTTCACCAACTGAATAAAATGAACCACAATCACTTAACTgtgatttcaattttcaatactCTAATGAACGGaacaagtaaaaaaataaataaataacttggCGAAAGGATTATCGATCTACATGCTaaagaattttcaattttccatgGGCAACTGAAGTCTTTGCATGCTCCAAGCTACACAACGCTTTTTGAGTTCCGCTCAACCCAGAACATGATGGACTGCCTCCTAATGTGACAGCAAAGTAAAGGTAAATGGTGCAGAGGAATGTCAGGAGTGCTAGGGCTGTTAAGAGGAAGCGGTGTCTCTGAAAGAGCGTCGACCAGCTACCCAACTCATTTTGTGAGAATTGCTTTCTAAATGATGCTGACTTCCGAACAGGAGAAGACAAAATGGTGTCATGAACCATTGTATAATATGTACTGACCTTCTTCAGACAACCTGAAATTTGCACAAACGTGTGTTCAAGATGACAGCTAAATCAATTGCTACTGCTAACAATACACTGAATTGACAATGGCCACAAAAGACGTCACACGCAGAGATCAAGGACAGTTAAACAAAGAGATCAAGAGGATATAGTTGAAGATACATGACCATACTAAAAGTATGACTGAGTTTAACAAATTTGTCTTTGGTTATAATCAACAACAGTTGCATTCTGGCTGGATACCATGAAAAGATATGAAGAAGATAACCATACAATTTACAAGTGAAATTCTCCAGCCATTTTTCAGATGAGAAATATGCCAACGAGAAGCATTTCCAACAAATGCAATTAATAACCTCAAACAAGTGAGGGTGTGAGAGAATTATGCTGTACATGATACTCTCCCATACTGTAAATACTTTACCTCTATTGAAGATGGACAGGTACAACTACTGAGAGTTCATTGAGAACCTAATGATAAAAATATTTCATGCTACCCTGGTTGTTACTGCAATATTCCAGAACTTGACACTTCATCTTTGACAACCCAAAGGCAGTGCAGAAGAAGAACCATTATGAAGCAAGCAATTCTGATAGCATTAAAATGAACTTGCAATACAAAGACAATGTGTGCTTTCATTTACCAGAGATACATCATGATTAACAACAGCTGACCTCAATTTAATAACAGAAAACAAACAATTCCACCTTGAAGTTTAGAATGCGCTTCATATCTCAAAAGACAACAACATAATGAGAGGCAGACATGAACAGATGACTTTACAATGAAATATGCATAATAATCAAGAGCCATCAACTTTCTACTGGGCTAAAGCAGCCTAACCACGTCACTGAGGTTAACAAAAGATTCCCAGAAACAAGCATTAAAACTAATACTAGATCAGATGGGTGACAGTGAATTAGAAGACAACAAAAGAGCCTACTGGCTCAATAACATACTAAGCTCATGCATTAGCAAATAATAAATACCGGTTTTCCTTGAACAGGAAAAATGCACGAGAACCATGCTTCTTGAAAAGGAATTAGAAAGAAAGCTAACGTCTGTAGAAATGTCTTTGCATGCGTTTCAACCTATTGCAACgtgtaaggaaacacaacaCTTGCAAAACCATACTGACTTACATATCTACAAAAGGGAATCTTTGAAGGAGCATTGCATGTAGAAAATGACATAGGCTTGACATCAATCTAATTCACCAACTCAAGAATTACCAACAGCAGATCATGCCCCATTCCCAACAGCAGATCCCCATTCCCAACAGCAGATCATGCCCCAAAAACATGGAAGTGGCAGCAGCATTACCAGTGATCTGAAGGGCATTAATCTAATTCACCAACTCAAGAATTGACCTCCCACCTAATGTTAATTATGTTATTATCTCCAAGGAGCTAAATCCAGATCCTTTTTCGCTTTCACGATGCAATTACAACAACGCCTCAGACGGAAAAACCACTTGACATTTACAATCAAGAATCTCTAAATCAAACCCACAACCCCAAATCACGTCGTTCTCACAAAACCCACATCCACAAAAACTctaattgaaagaaaaacaacCATCAATTTAAAAAGCAAACCAAAGAAAACCCAGGTAAGCAGGAGCTCAGATCCGAAGGAAATGAGAAGGAAAAGACGAGGCAGACTTACAGATGATTGGAtcacaaattttctttttcttttatttttgttgccgTTTCTGTTGGGTCTCCTgagtcgtcgtcgtcgtcgtcgtcgacTTCTCCCTTTTATTGTGCCAAGGGATCAGAagcgatgagagagagagagagagtggccgTCCCGTCCACGGTGTtttgaccacacaaacagaaggTGTTCTAGCGCCTTTTATCCGCGCTCAAGGGCCGTTTTTTAGAGCATTTCCACCCATAAAAAAATCCGTCAACATTCAGCACATTTAGGCTTGGTTTGATACTGAAgtaattctgaaaaaagttggtatcaaaaaaagttgggagctgtttttgtgtttggtaaacattcagctttagcttttttttcacagttttgggtgaaaaaaagccaaaaacaagaagctgcaaaacctagctttgaaaaacccgttttttttcacatctgttttacataaaagtttaccaaacactataatacagctttttttttttttttttcaaaagcacttttacaaaaaggtttaccaaacactctactgctttatttcacagctgcttattctcacagcacagcagaagcaactttttttcaaagcacagcaataccaaaccagcccttagacctggtttggtactgaggtgattctgaaaaaaactggtttcaaaaaaagctgggagctgtttttgtgtttggtaaacattcagtttcagctttttttcacagttttgggtgaaaaaaagccaaaaacaagaagctgcaaaaacccagctttgaaaaatcggctttttttcacatctgttttacataaaagtttaccaaatactataatactgtttttttttttcaaaagcacttttacaaaaaagtttaccaaacactctgctgctttatttcacagcttcttattctcacagcacaacagaatcagctttttttcaaagcacaacaataccaaacctgCCCTTAATCCACTCAATGAATAATGATAGGcttcaatgaacagtaatagaccaaatgcatctccatccctaaaaaaatagcctaatcaattttattaaaatattattatttttattataaaataataaaaaaaatttatttttaatttctaacgAGCAAGTAAACATTGAGCAACTATTTTGCTTTCTCATCTGCTTTCCATGGCTGCAACTGttttgctctctttctctttagaTCCACAACAGTACCACCACTACCGCTGCCATCTCTTCTTCCCCACCCACCACTTCAAACCCCACCAAAACCTTCCCCTCACTCCCTCTACCTCCTTAACTATTCTCCCCAAGTATCCACTTTCTACTTTCCCCAAATTAGACTGTTTTGTCTTCAAATCCTTCGCCGAGTCGTTCGCGGAGTGGATGCTTTTGCCTTTTGGGTATGTGTCTGTGCTGGGCTACTTGGTCAAGCAGTACTTGTTTGAAAGAATGAAGCTTCTTCCCAACACCGCCACACTCATCGCGTtttatagaagaagaagaagaaaagaagaggactaggctattttttaatattagaatttcatcTTGGTGACGTCATACGGGCCGGTCCATGGCTCTATTGATTTTGGGCTGGCCTGGAGAtcagcttgggctgggtgccagcctaTTTGCTGGGCTGGAGTGGAATGGCTAGGTGCCGGGCCAATAATTTGGCTGGGTGCTGGCCTATTTGTTCCTCAGTAGAACTGCTCTTAATATCCTAGTCTAGACAGGCGCATAGCGCGCAGGCGTTAGTGCGTTTTCCTTCCTTTCATTGTTGTCGCTTTTGCTTAGGGTGGTACTATCACACGTCTTTTTTACCTCTTATATATTTTCTCATAATTTatgtttattagttttctttaattcattcgaaAATTGAGAAAACTATGAAAGATAAGAACTAGTATATGGATAGCATTGAAGATTTTATCGTATATAAAAATATGACACTCATATGAAGAAGTGAAAAGATCCACTCAAAAGTTGCTAGTACtccctttttctttattatatgcaaaaacccaaaaggagAATCAAACCTAGACCGTTATGATAGAGcaaagatttttaaccaattggaACTACAAACTCTTTGTTATCTCATttccttgaataaatgaaagATATATTGAGTTATATGGACATTTTTTCCATTATAAGCACAAACCGAACAGGGAAACTAAGCAAAGAACCTATTATGTAAAAACACATACTGTAATCACTTAAAGCTACCTGTCCTTTATTATATAATAgtattgaaaatattgaaaaacagaagattttttctttttgatgcCAAATtctaatataataattatatcgTATTGCTTATTATGTACATGCTAAAGAACTTTCAATTTTCCATGGGCAACTGAAGTCTTTGCATGCTCCAAGCTACACAACGCTTTTTGAGTTCCGCTCAACCCAGAACATGATGGACTGCCTCCTAATGTGACAGCAAAGTAAAGGTAAATGGTGCAGAGGAATGTCAGGAGTGCTAGGGCTGTTAAGAGGAAGCGGTGTCTCTGAAAGAGTGTCGACCAGCTACCCAACTCATTTTGTGAGAATTGCTTTCTAAATGATGCTGACTTCCGAACAGGAGAAGACAAAATGGTGTCAAGAACCATTGTATAATATGTACTGACCTTCTTCAGACAACCTGAAATTTGCACAAACGTGTGTTCAAGATGACAGCTAAATCAATTGCTACTGCTAACAATACACTGAATTGACAATGGCCACAAAAGACGTCACACGCAGAGATCAAGGACAGTTAAACAAAGAGATCAAGAGGATATAGTTGAAGATACATGACCATACTAAAAGTATGACTGAGTTTAACAAATTTGTCTTTGGTTATAATCAACAACAGTTGCATTCTGGCTGGATACCATGAAAAGATATGAAGAAGATAACCATACAATTTACAAGTGAAATTCTCCAGCCATTTTTCAGATGAGAAATATGCCAACGAGAAGCATTTCCAACAAATGCAATTAATACCCTCAAACAAGTGAGGGTGTGAGAGAATTATGCTGTTCATGATACTCTCCCATACTGTAAATACTTTACCTCTATTGAAGATGGACAGGTACAACTACTGAGAGTTCATTGAGAACCTAATGATAAAAATATTTCATGCTACCCTGGTTGTTACTGCAATATTCCAGAACTTGACACTTCATCTTTGACAACCCAAAGGCAGTGCAGAAGAAGAACCATTACGAAGCAAGCAATTCTGATAGCATTAAACTGAACTTGCAATACAAAGACAATGTGTGCTTTCATTCACCAGAGATACATCATGATTAACAGCAGCTGACCTCAATTTAATAACAGAAAACAAACAATTCCACCTTGAAGTTTAGAATGCGCTTCATATCTCAAAAGACAACAACATAATGAGAGGCAGACATGAACAGATGACTTTAGAAGACAACAAAAGAGCCTACTGgctcaataaaataataagctCATGCATTAGCAAATAATAAATACCGGTTTTCCTTGAACAGGAAAAATGCACGAGAACCATGCTTCTTGAAAAGGAATTAGAAAGAAAGCTAACGTCTGTAGAAATGTCTTTGCATGCGTTTCAGCCTATTGCAACgtgtaaggaaacacaacaCTTGCAAAACCATACTGACTTACATATCTACAAAAGGGAATCTTTGAAGGAGCATTGCATGTAGAAAATGACATAGGCTTGACATCAATCTAATTCACCAACTCAAGAATTACCAACAGCAGATCATGCCCCATTCCCAACAGCAGATCCCCATTCCCAACAGCAGATCATGCCCCAAAAACATGGAAGTGGCAGCAGCATTACCAGTGATCTGAAGGGCATTAATCTAATTCACCAACTCAAGAATTGACCTCCCACCTAATATTAATTATGTTATTATCTCCAAGGAGCTAAATCCAGATCCTTTTTCGCTTTCACGATACAATTACAACAACGCCTCAGACGGAAAAACCACTTGACATTTACAATCAAGAATCTCTAAATCAAACCCACAACCCCAAATCACGTCGTTCTCACAAAACCCACATCCACAAAAACTctaattgaaagaaaaacaacCATCAATTTAAAAAGCAAACCAAAGAAAACCCAGGTAAGCAGGAGCTCAGATCCGAAGGAAATGAGAAGGAAAAGACGAGGCAGACTTACAGATGATTGGAtcacaaattttctttttcttttatttttgttgccgTTTCTGTTGGGTCTCCTgagtcgtcgtcgtcgtcgtcgtcgtcgtcgacTTCTCCCTTTTATTGTGCCAAGGGATCAGAagcgatgagagagagagagagtggccgTCCCGTCCACGGTGTTTTGACCACACAAATAGATCAAACAATAAACGACAAACGACACAAACAGAAGGTGTTTTAGCGCCTTTTCTCCGCGCTCAAGGGCCGTTTTTTAGAGCATTTCCACCCATAAAAAAATACGTCAACATTCAGCACATTTAATCCACtcaatgaataatgatagacTTCAATGAACAGTATTAGACCAAATGCATCTCCATTTCTAAAATGATAGCttaatcaattttattaaaatattattatttttattataaaataataaaaaaaataattttatttttaatttctaaggAGCAAATAAACATTGAGCAACTATTTTGCTTCCTCATCTGCTTTCCATGGCTGCAactgtttctctctctttctctttagaTCCACAGCagtaccaccaccaccactgccaTCTCTTCTCCCCCACCCACCACTTCAAACCCCACCAAAACCTTCCCCTCACTCCCTCTACCTCCTTAACTATTCTCCCCAAGTACCCACTTTCTACTTTCCCCAAATTAGACTATTTCGCCTTCAAATCCTTCACCGAGTCG from Pyrus communis chromosome 7, drPyrComm1.1, whole genome shotgun sequence encodes the following:
- the LOC137740010 gene encoding uncharacterized protein, with the protein product MVHDTILSSPVRKSASFRKQFSQNELGSWSTLFQRHRFLLTALALLTFLCTIYLYFAVTLGGSPSCSGLSGTQKALCSLEHAKTSVAHGKLKIL
- the LOC137740999 gene encoding uncharacterized protein, which gives rise to MVLDTILSSPVRKSASFRKQFSQNELGSWSTLFQRHRFLLTALALLTFLCTIYLYFAVTLGGSPSCSGLSGTQKALCSLEHAKTSVAHGKLKVL